The following proteins are encoded in a genomic region of Streptococcus constellatus subsp. constellatus:
- a CDS encoding DUF3021 domain-containing protein: MKKIATSMLEGLRTGSLAYLLVLAFRIQESPVTTSNILSILIMSALIGLFSLLFEIERFSYLVQLTIHFFLTLMVVSVMMVYNGWAFNLARTEFWLDFIVIYILIWLFVRLDIYLKTKKINEALVKLRRNRTRE, encoded by the coding sequence ATGAAAAAAATTGCAACTTCTATGTTAGAAGGCCTGCGTACGGGTTCTTTAGCATATTTACTTGTTTTGGCTTTTCGAATCCAAGAATCACCTGTTACGACTTCTAACATTCTCAGTATTTTGATAATGAGCGCTTTGATTGGCTTGTTTTCCTTGCTGTTTGAAATTGAACGTTTTTCTTATTTGGTGCAGTTGACGATTCATTTTTTTCTTACTTTAATGGTGGTTAGTGTCATGATGGTCTATAATGGTTGGGCTTTTAATCTGGCACGGACTGAATTTTGGTTGGATTTTATTGTTATCTACATTTTAATTTGGCTGTTCGTTCGTTTAGACATTTATCTAAAAACAAAGAAAATCAATGAGGCACTTGTAAAATTAAGAAGAAATCGTACAAGAGAATAA
- a CDS encoding ABC transporter ATP-binding protein, translating to MTLLDVQHVKKIYKTRFQGNQVEALKDIHFTVEKGDYVAIMGESGSGKSTLLNILAMLDKPTEGRVFLNGTDTATIKNNQASSFRREKLGFVFQDFNLLDTLSVKDNILLPLVLSRRPISEMMKKLVVTCNELGINSLQEKFPYEISGGQKQRVAVARAIITEPEILLADEPTGALDSKSSAALLDVFDDINDRGQTILMVTHSTSAASRAKRVLFIKDGILYNQIFRGDKTERQMFQEISDTLTVMASEVNQGA from the coding sequence ATGACATTATTAGATGTTCAACATGTTAAAAAGATTTATAAAACGCGCTTTCAAGGTAATCAAGTCGAAGCGCTGAAAGACATTCATTTCACAGTGGAAAAAGGCGATTACGTCGCCATTATGGGGGAATCCGGTTCTGGGAAATCCACCCTCTTGAATATCCTTGCCATGCTGGATAAGCCAACCGAAGGACGCGTCTTTCTTAATGGCACCGATACCGCAACGATTAAAAACAATCAAGCTTCTAGTTTTCGCAGGGAAAAACTCGGCTTTGTCTTTCAAGACTTCAATCTGTTAGACACCTTGTCTGTGAAAGACAATATTTTACTGCCTTTGGTCTTATCGCGCCGTCCGATTTCTGAAATGATGAAAAAGTTGGTGGTAACTTGTAATGAACTAGGGATTAACAGCTTACAAGAGAAGTTTCCGTATGAGATTTCAGGTGGTCAAAAGCAACGGGTGGCAGTGGCACGAGCGATTATTACTGAGCCGGAGATTTTATTAGCGGACGAGCCAACTGGGGCGCTTGATTCAAAATCCTCTGCGGCGCTTTTAGATGTATTTGATGACATTAATGATCGTGGTCAAACGATACTTATGGTGACGCATTCGACCTCTGCAGCAAGTCGTGCTAAGCGGGTACTTTTCATTAAGGATGGCATTTTGTATAACCAAATTTTCCGAGGTGACAAGACGGAGCGGCAGATGTTCCAAGAGATTTCTGATACCTTAACGGTCATGGCAAGCGAGGTGAATCAAGGTGCTTAG
- a CDS encoding ABC transporter permease: MLRLAGKLAVSNLVKNRRLYYPFALATCLVVAISYIFNSLMFNPHLQKMQGASSISFVLALGVIIVTIAAAIIVFYANSFVMKNRSKELGLYGMLGLNKRHLFTMVFIELLILGSTTVMIGLGFGIVFDKLIYAFLLKLMGLKVVLVSTFQWVVLISVVVIYGVIFAGLVLVNGLRILRFNALQLAKEKNSGERKGRFLLIQTIIGSISLGYAYYLALSVKNPLTAIGIFFIAVLFVILGTYLLFNAGVTVFLRLLQKNKRYYYQPNNMISVSNLIFRMKKNAVGLATIAILSTMVLVTLAGGVNIYAGTGYLKSVMYPQDYTIKGKGVPAAQLDQALTEFAKENHLTVTKKTAYQYYSMGIKNQKGNQLDIYPKGETQVSPQAYILLFSADDYRKMTGKTLNLKDNETVIFAKGISIRQTQPLKLNGQELIVKELLKEDFVLGNITDQYNIIIPQSLFMVVNDPQKLVDSQKQHYTINTELYGGLNIRASNKKKGDLDTAYQKKLKQFNTTLPDNAGVYGYTRIQGVQEIMSMLGGVFFIGIFLSIVFMLGTVLVIYYKQISEGYEDRDRFVILQKVGLDEKQTKRTIRKQILTVFFLPLAFAFMHLAFAYHMLSLMLKVLGVLNASLMLTVTLSVCTIFFIVYILVFLITSRSYRKIVSM; encoded by the coding sequence GTGCTTAGATTAGCGGGAAAATTAGCGGTTTCTAACCTAGTGAAAAATCGTAGATTATACTATCCATTTGCGTTGGCAACTTGTTTAGTCGTCGCTATTTCATATATTTTTAACTCTTTAATGTTTAATCCTCATTTACAAAAAATGCAGGGGGCAAGTTCTATTTCATTTGTCTTGGCTCTTGGAGTAATTATTGTGACGATTGCTGCAGCGATTATCGTTTTTTATGCTAATAGCTTCGTCATGAAAAATCGTTCGAAAGAGCTAGGTCTTTATGGAATGCTAGGGCTTAATAAACGTCATCTCTTTACCATGGTGTTCATTGAGTTATTGATTTTAGGATCAACGACTGTCATGATTGGTCTTGGATTTGGTATTGTATTTGATAAACTGATTTATGCCTTTTTACTGAAATTGATGGGGTTAAAAGTTGTCTTAGTATCCACGTTTCAATGGGTAGTTCTTATTTCAGTTGTTGTCATCTATGGCGTTATTTTTGCGGGCTTGGTGCTTGTCAACGGTTTGAGGATTCTACGTTTTAATGCTTTGCAATTGGCCAAAGAAAAGAATAGCGGTGAAAGAAAAGGACGATTTCTTCTGATTCAAACGATTATTGGATCGATTTCTTTAGGCTATGCTTATTACCTAGCTCTGAGTGTCAAAAATCCACTGACAGCAATTGGTATATTTTTTATAGCTGTTCTCTTTGTTATTTTAGGGACTTATCTGCTGTTCAATGCAGGAGTTACGGTATTTTTACGGTTGCTTCAGAAAAATAAACGGTATTATTATCAACCTAATAATATGATTTCTGTGTCCAATTTGATTTTTCGGATGAAGAAAAATGCAGTGGGATTGGCAACGATTGCGATTCTTTCAACGATGGTTTTGGTCACCTTGGCTGGAGGTGTCAATATTTATGCAGGTACTGGTTATCTTAAAAGCGTGATGTATCCCCAAGATTATACGATAAAGGGGAAGGGAGTGCCAGCTGCTCAATTGGATCAGGCATTGACAGAATTTGCAAAAGAGAATCATTTAACAGTCACTAAGAAAACTGCTTATCAATATTATTCGATGGGAATTAAAAATCAAAAGGGCAATCAGCTTGATATTTATCCAAAAGGTGAAACACAAGTTTCTCCACAGGCTTATATTCTGCTGTTTTCAGCTGATGATTATCGGAAAATGACGGGCAAAACATTGAATTTAAAAGATAATGAGACAGTAATCTTTGCAAAAGGAATCTCTATCAGGCAAACTCAGCCTCTTAAGCTGAACGGGCAAGAATTGATAGTTAAAGAACTTTTAAAAGAGGACTTTGTTCTTGGAAATATTACAGATCAGTATAATATCATTATCCCTCAGTCACTTTTTATGGTGGTCAATGACCCACAAAAATTGGTGGATTCACAAAAGCAACATTACACGATTAATACAGAATTATATGGCGGTTTGAATATCAGGGCTTCTAATAAGAAAAAGGGCGATTTGGATACAGCTTACCAGAAGAAGCTGAAACAGTTCAATACGACGCTCCCCGATAATGCCGGTGTGTATGGTTATACAAGAATCCAAGGTGTGCAGGAAATTATGAGTATGTTAGGTGGCGTTTTCTTTATTGGTATTTTCCTTTCAATTGTCTTTATGCTGGGAACGGTTTTGGTAATCTACTACAAACAGATTTCAGAAGGGTATGAAGACCGAGACCGCTTTGTAATTTTACAAAAGGTAGGATTAGATGAAAAGCAGACCAAGCGCACCATTCGCAAACAAATTTTGACTGTGTTCTTCTTACCGCTTGCTTTCGCTTTTATGCATCTGGCATTTGCTTATCATATGCTGAGTCTCATGTTGAAAGTTTTAGGTGTGTTGAATGCATCATTAATGCTAACTGTTACGCTTAGTGTTTGTACTATCTTCTTTATCGTCTATATACTTGTCTTTCTCATCACATCGCGCAGTTACCGTAAGATTGTGTCAATGTAA
- a CDS encoding APC family permease, translated as MGIFRKKDVSRDRTGMRRHLRLLDLILLGIGAMVGTGIFTITGTAAATLAGPALVVSIIISALCVSMSAFFYAEFASRIPANGGAYSYLYAVLGEFPAWIVGWLTIMEFMTAVSSVASGWASYLKGLLNGFGLSMPKMLNGTFNPQAGTYIDLLPILVLVFVTGVVLLNSRAALRFNSALVVLKFSALALFILAGIFFIKPENWSHFAPFGFGKLYGGEVGIMAGASLMFFAFLGFESISMAVDEIKEPQKNVPRGIVLSLSIVTVLYILVTLVLTGIVHYSQLDVADAVAFALRSVGLSWAANYVSVVAILTLITVCISMTYALSRMIYSIARDGLLPKSFRKLTATSRVPKNATILVGIAAAVCAGMFPLASIASFLNICTLAYLMLLAVAILKLRKDKGLPQAGEFKTPLVPLTPILSIIICLSFMSQYGSDTWLAFGLALLVGTIIYFIYGYHHSEIN; from the coding sequence ATGGGTATATTTAGAAAAAAAGATGTTAGTCGAGATCGGACTGGCATGCGGCGTCATTTACGATTGTTGGATTTGATTTTGTTAGGAATTGGCGCTATGGTAGGGACGGGGATTTTTACGATTACTGGAACGGCAGCTGCCACATTAGCTGGTCCTGCTTTAGTTGTTTCGATTATTATTTCTGCTCTTTGCGTGAGCATGTCTGCTTTCTTTTATGCAGAATTTGCATCGAGGATTCCTGCAAATGGGGGTGCTTATAGTTATCTTTATGCTGTTTTAGGTGAGTTTCCAGCTTGGATAGTAGGCTGGCTGACCATTATGGAATTTATGACGGCTGTATCTAGTGTTGCCTCTGGTTGGGCATCCTATTTGAAAGGTTTGCTGAATGGATTTGGTTTGAGTATGCCCAAGATGCTCAATGGAACCTTTAATCCGCAGGCGGGGACTTATATAGATTTACTGCCGATACTGGTTTTGGTATTTGTAACTGGTGTGGTGCTGTTAAATTCTAGAGCAGCTTTGCGGTTTAATTCTGCTTTGGTTGTCTTGAAGTTCTCGGCACTTGCTCTTTTTATTCTGGCAGGAATCTTCTTTATTAAGCCTGAAAATTGGTCTCATTTTGCTCCATTTGGGTTTGGTAAACTGTATGGTGGTGAAGTTGGTATTATGGCTGGTGCTTCTCTGATGTTCTTTGCCTTTTTGGGTTTTGAGTCCATATCTATGGCGGTGGACGAGATAAAGGAGCCACAAAAAAATGTTCCACGAGGGATTGTGTTGTCTCTATCCATTGTAACAGTTCTTTATATATTAGTGACATTGGTTTTGACAGGGATTGTTCACTACAGCCAGTTAGATGTAGCCGATGCAGTCGCTTTCGCCCTTCGTAGTGTGGGGCTTAGCTGGGCGGCTAATTATGTGTCGGTAGTGGCTATTTTGACGTTGATTACTGTCTGCATTTCCATGACTTATGCTCTGTCGCGCATGATTTATAGCATTGCGCGTGATGGTTTGCTGCCAAAGTCCTTTAGAAAATTAACTGCTACTAGCCGGGTTCCGAAAAATGCTACGATTTTGGTGGGAATAGCTGCAGCAGTTTGTGCGGGGATGTTTCCTTTAGCAAGTATTGCCTCCTTTTTGAATATCTGTACATTGGCTTATTTGATGTTGTTAGCAGTTGCTATTCTGAAGCTTCGAAAGGACAAAGGGCTTCCTCAAGCAGGGGAATTTAAAACTCCTTTGGTACCTTTGACGCCTATCCTATCGATTATTATCTGCCTGTCTTTCATGAGCCAATATGGCTCTGACACTTGGCTAGCATTTGGGCTTGCTTTACTAGTCGGAACGATAATCTATTTTATCTATGGCTACCACCATTCGGAAATCAATTGA
- a CDS encoding GNAT family N-acetyltransferase has translation MICHAKLSDAAAIQKINLEILGYNYDVGATKAQLARVLQQPEQIILVAKNQAGQVIGYAHAASYDCLYFPPLLNLLALAVDKDFQGQGYGKALMQAIREEGVAAGYTGIRINSGISRMKAHEFYRKLDCEEKADQKRFYWEF, from the coding sequence ATGATTTGTCATGCAAAATTGTCAGATGCAGCAGCTATCCAAAAAATCAACTTGGAGATCTTGGGTTACAATTATGATGTTGGAGCAACGAAAGCTCAATTAGCACGAGTTTTGCAGCAGCCAGAACAGATTATTTTAGTAGCCAAAAACCAAGCTGGACAAGTGATTGGCTATGCTCATGCAGCTAGCTATGATTGCCTCTATTTTCCGCCTTTACTCAACCTGTTGGCATTAGCAGTTGACAAAGATTTTCAAGGTCAGGGATATGGCAAAGCTTTGATGCAGGCTATTCGTGAAGAGGGCGTGGCAGCTGGTTACACAGGTATTCGAATAAACTCTGGTATTTCACGAATGAAGGCTCATGAGTTTTATCGAAAATTGGATTGTGAGGAAAAAGCTGATCAGAAACGTTTTTATTGGGAATTTTGA
- a CDS encoding GNAT family N-acetyltransferase: MKIEPLRQSNAEEIANDWHYEGIYSFYDMQADPEDYEEILSPEARGNHYYQILKNDELYGFFCLFPVGKDKQELGLGMKPEYCGKGQGEEFLQTILQFIEENISVKSLTLSVADFNQRAQKLYLSCGFNVIGRQPQESNGDSYLFVKMEKELK, from the coding sequence ATGAAGATTGAACCATTAAGGCAAAGTAATGCAGAAGAAATTGCTAATGATTGGCATTATGAAGGAATTTATAGCTTTTATGATATGCAAGCAGATCCTGAGGATTATGAAGAAATTTTATCTCCTGAAGCGCGTGGCAATCACTATTATCAAATTCTCAAAAATGATGAATTGTATGGTTTTTTCTGTCTTTTCCCAGTTGGCAAAGACAAGCAAGAGCTAGGTTTAGGGATGAAGCCAGAGTATTGTGGTAAAGGTCAAGGGGAAGAGTTTTTACAAACTATTCTGCAGTTTATTGAAGAAAATATCTCAGTAAAAAGCCTAACTCTCTCAGTTGCAGATTTTAATCAAAGAGCTCAAAAGCTCTATCTTAGCTGTGGTTTCAATGTGATTGGGCGGCAGCCTCAGGAAAGCAATGGCGATAGTTACCTTTTTGTCAAAATGGAAAAGGAGTTGAAATGA